ACTAACATTAACACATCAAGCCAACTAAGTCCCAACTGGACTACACTGTGATTTCATTTGCTTTAATATTGTTACTATTTATGTTTACTTTTTGATGGGGAGCCATCGCACTATGGTAAAAGATTTCTTTCGTGcgaccaggaggtcacaggttcaaacCACAGAAGGAACATCTTGCAGGAATGTAAGTAAGGTTGCGTACGTATGATCCAATGTGATCTTGCCCTTCCAGGAGCCCTGTGCATAGAGGGACACATTGGGCTTCCCTTTCTTGAGCATCTATTGTGTAGACACACAAGAAGTATACCAAAAGCAGAAACCGTTACAAATAAGAACCTTATAGGTGCACCAAAAGAAAATAGGGGAAAAGTGGTTATTCCTCAAGATACGATGAATACATGAAAAAGTACAGTTACATACAAATATGCAGGTGACGAGGCCATGTTACTGTTTTATTCAAATACAACTTGTGAAGATACAAGAGCACGTTCAAGAAAAATGCAGAATAAAATGTTGATAGGGGTGCACAGTCAGTCTATTTGTAAGTCTGAATGCCTGTGAGGACAGTTTGAATTACAGTCATACCAACCGTGAAAATAACAGCAAGGAACACAAGAAAACTCCAAGGACCACTAAAGTACCTTTGCTTCATTTCAGCACAGGCAACTACTAGGGAGAAGCGTTTACTTCTGAAATAAATAGAAATCTGTCGTTTGACATTCCAAATAGCTTGAGGATTGGACTCGGTAGGTTGTGCTATGTTTCTCAAGAATCTAATCAATTGATCATCACCAGCAACGATGTTGATCTGGATTACTCCTCTGGCTCGCAGCTCCTTAAGATCTTCCTCTCCATTTATTAACATGCACATGAAATTCAAGTAAGATAAGATCCCAAGGGATATATTTTGTAAGCTGCACACATATTCGTAAGCAACTAGGTTAGAAAAAAGTTTCACAGTCCATTCGTCGATGGTTAGTTTTGGAAGGAATAACATTCCTGATAAGATGGATGACTCAAAGCGGATGCCTGTTGAAAGATCACTTGCACAGATACACGAATACCTGCTTTCTTCAACTCTGTGTCTGTGAAAGGTGGGAACACCGCAagatgatcttcttcttctttgttgtcGTTGTTGTCTTCTTCTTCTGCATCATCTCCAAATAAAACATTGATCCATAGGTCTCTATAATACTGAAGAAGATGTACAGGAGCTTGAGCCTCCCCCTGCTGATGTTGAAGATAAGAGACACCCTTGATATAATCAAGATACGTAGGAGTTGGAGCAGAAGATATGTTTAAAAACGGCATTTGGAGGAACCTTCTTGTTAAAAGGTGCAATGTAAACTCGTCACATCTAAATGCCCGTGCTAGCGCATCTATGACCTGGAAAGGCAATTGATTATCATACAATAATAGGTCATGACGCACCAAATCTCTATCATGTTTCTTCATATTCAACCAGCTCCTCCTGCCACTAGTAATTATATTGTCGTTGCAGATGAATTCAATAATAAAGCAGGCGTCGAGGAACATCATCTGACATCACATAGGGTCACTCGTTTGTTCGAATTGAGGAGAGTAACATTTCCGAGTTTTGAGCAAGTGTTCTTCTACACTTGCATACACCTGTTCAATGGATACATCGttttttactctttctgctaATTCCCTCACTGCTTTCCGTTTGAAATTCTCCATGGGTTTAACATGAGGTAATTTGTGGAAGTGTGGACCAATGGAAACAACACGGGGACCAAAGAACTTGTGATAAAGTTCCTTTATCATAAGATTGGTAAGTATAGAAGGCATACTGAAATGTATTTCTTGTGTCGACTCTTCATCATGTGGCGCTGTACCTACTGAAGAGCCAGGTATATCAATGACAGAATTTAACCAGTCAGGCACTTGGGCTGCTCTACTGTTGGGAGTATCAGCCTCATGAATCGACATTTGGGATATATATGTGTATGCAGATGGAAGATAAGATCAGTTGGACCATCCAAGCATATATATACTGAGAATGAGATTTTGCACTTCAATCAATATCTTCAAAAAGCTACAAGTTCTTATAGCATTACTTCGATAGCAAGTCTTGCATCTTTTGCATTACGAGTACCTTTATTCTCAACTTAACATATTAACAAAGGCAGATTCTAGTATTCTACTCTTCCTGTCTGTTAAGATCATTATCATCCTTAAAACTGCAAATTTGAATGTCACGTGTGAATCCTTTTTGTTTTTGTGATAATCGTGGTGTTCGGGTCAGTTTGATCACATCTCCACTGGTTCCACAGAATGCATCAATTCTATGGCAATGCTTGTTTATAGACCAAAGTTTCTACGAAATGCAGCTAGATTCAATCAAAGAATCTTCCTTAATAATAAATCATCACAATTCATAAAAAATGCCGGCTTAAAAGCTGTCCTTTGGTTTGAGCATGTGAAGAGGATTGATTTAGTCGATACGAGGAGAGGTTGATTTAGGCCTACGATGATGCATTGGAGA
This portion of the Capsicum annuum cultivar UCD-10X-F1 unplaced genomic scaffold, UCD10Xv1.1 ctg73027, whole genome shotgun sequence genome encodes:
- the LOC124894316 gene encoding uncharacterized protein LOC124894316 isoform X1; the encoded protein is MMFLDACFIIEFICNDNIITSGRRSWLNMKKHDRDLVRHDLLLYDNQLPFQVIDALARAFRCDEFTLHLLTRRFLQMPFLNISSAPTPTYLDYIKGVSYLQHQQGEAQAPVHLLQYYRDLWINVLFGDDAEEEDNNDNKEEEDHLAVFPPFTDTELKKAEEDLKELRARGVIQINIVAGDDQLIRFLRNIAQPTESNPQAIWNVKRQISIYFRSKRFSLVVACAEMKQRYFSGPWSFLVFLAVIFTVGMTVIQTVLTGIQTYK
- the LOC124894316 gene encoding uncharacterized protein LOC124894316 isoform X2, encoding MMFLDACFIIEFICNDNIITSGRRSWLNMKKHDRDLVRHDLLLYDNQLPFQVIDALARAFRCDEFTLHLLTRRFLQMPFLNISSAPTPTYLDYIKGVSYLQHQQGEAQAPVHLLQYYRDLWINVLFGDDAEEEDNNDNKEEEDHLAVFPPFTDTELKKADLKELRARGVIQINIVAGDDQLIRFLRNIAQPTESNPQAIWNVKRQISIYFRSKRFSLVVACAEMKQRYFSGPWSFLVFLAVIFTVGMTVIQTVLTGIQTYK